One Cellulomonas sp. NS3 genomic region harbors:
- the miaB gene encoding tRNA (N6-isopentenyl adenosine(37)-C2)-methylthiotransferase MiaB, whose amino-acid sequence MSTTLPHVPADAAALLAGPAPRAARDADGTPAGDRGAPARTYLVKTLGCQMNVHDSEHMAGMLEQAGYVQASASDAAAEAADVIVINTCAVRENAADKLYGNLGRLAGAKRARPGMQIAVGGCLAQKDRAGIVDRAPWVDVVFGTHNLDALPVLLERARHNERAEVEIAESLQVFPSTLPTRRESVYAGWVSISVGCNNTCTFCIVPHLRGKERDRRPGEILAEVQALVDQGAVEVTLLGQNVNSYGVEFGDRGAFAKLLRAVGAIEGLERVRFTSPHPAAFTDDVIAAMAETPTVMPQLHMPLQSGSDRVLRAMRRSYRSEKFLGILDRVRAAMPDAAITTDIIVGFPGETEEDFAETLRVVEAARFSSAFTFQYSQRPGTPAADLPDQLPKAVVQERYVRLAALQDRIAFEENQAQVGRRVEVLVAESEGRKDGATHRVTGRAADNRLVHLALPEDLPADAAPRPGDLVTVTVTHAAPYHLVADSALTDPGAFGVRRTRAGDAWEARQAGGEQAHGGAPAAAGCGTAAPAPAGPVVLGLPTLGAPRR is encoded by the coding sequence ATGTCCACGACCCTGCCCCACGTCCCTGCGGACGCCGCCGCCCTGCTCGCCGGCCCCGCCCCGCGCGCCGCCCGCGACGCCGACGGCACCCCCGCCGGGGACCGCGGCGCGCCCGCGCGCACGTACCTGGTCAAGACGCTCGGCTGCCAGATGAACGTGCACGACTCCGAGCACATGGCCGGGATGCTCGAGCAGGCGGGGTACGTGCAGGCGAGCGCGTCCGACGCCGCGGCGGAGGCCGCCGACGTCATCGTCATCAACACCTGCGCGGTCCGCGAGAACGCGGCCGACAAGCTGTACGGCAACCTCGGGCGCCTGGCGGGGGCGAAGCGGGCGCGTCCGGGCATGCAGATCGCGGTGGGCGGCTGCCTCGCGCAGAAGGACCGCGCCGGCATCGTCGACCGCGCGCCCTGGGTCGACGTGGTGTTCGGCACGCACAACCTCGACGCCCTGCCGGTGCTGCTCGAGCGCGCGCGGCACAACGAGCGCGCCGAGGTCGAGATCGCCGAGTCGCTCCAGGTGTTCCCCTCGACGCTGCCCACGCGGCGCGAGTCGGTGTATGCGGGCTGGGTGTCGATCAGCGTCGGGTGCAACAACACCTGCACCTTCTGCATCGTCCCGCACCTGCGCGGCAAGGAGCGCGACCGCCGGCCGGGGGAGATCCTCGCGGAGGTGCAGGCGCTCGTCGACCAGGGAGCCGTCGAGGTCACGCTGCTCGGGCAGAACGTGAACTCCTACGGCGTCGAGTTCGGGGACCGCGGCGCGTTCGCCAAGCTGCTGCGGGCGGTCGGGGCGATCGAGGGGCTCGAGCGCGTGCGCTTCACGTCCCCGCACCCGGCCGCGTTCACGGACGACGTGATCGCCGCGATGGCGGAGACGCCGACCGTCATGCCGCAGCTGCACATGCCGCTGCAGTCGGGCTCGGACCGGGTGCTCCGGGCGATGCGGCGGTCGTACCGCTCCGAGAAGTTCCTCGGCATCCTGGACCGCGTGCGCGCCGCGATGCCCGACGCCGCGATCACGACCGACATCATCGTCGGGTTCCCGGGGGAGACCGAGGAGGACTTCGCCGAGACCCTCCGCGTCGTCGAGGCCGCGCGGTTCTCGTCGGCGTTCACGTTCCAGTACTCGCAGCGCCCGGGGACCCCGGCGGCGGACCTGCCCGACCAGCTCCCCAAGGCGGTCGTGCAGGAGCGGTACGTGCGGCTCGCCGCGCTGCAGGACCGCATCGCGTTCGAGGAGAACCAGGCGCAGGTCGGCCGGCGCGTCGAGGTCCTGGTCGCGGAGAGCGAGGGTCGCAAGGACGGCGCGACGCACCGCGTGACGGGCCGCGCCGCCGACAACCGGCTCGTGCACCTCGCGCTGCCGGAGGACCTGCCGGCGGACGCCGCGCCGCGCCCGGGAGACCTCGTGACGGTGACCGTGACGCACGCCGCCCCGTACCACCTGGTCGCGGACTCCGCCCTGACCGATCCCGGGGCCTTCGGCGTGCGGCGCACGCGCGCGGGCGACGCGTGGGAGGCGCGGCAGGCCGGCGGCGAGCAGGCGCACGGCGGTGCGCCGGCGGCAGCCGGGTGCGGGACGGCTGCACCCGCTCCCGCCGGGCCCGTCGTGCTGGGCCTGCCGACGCTCGGGGCGCCACGGCGCTGA
- a CDS encoding YbjN domain-containing protein, with product MGFFRDRRLRRWLGLRPEASGRGPRDARRTGGGPVLGPGVPDDELHEHVTQLLARELGAVQLTGDVPTPVTAARVAEWFSRHQFSYFVDNDGDLGGLWRGRLFYFFLFGEHSEILQVRGQWHREVAIERLEEVLDVCNEWNADRIWPKAYARVRDNGMVHVVAEVATDLEHGVTDDQLNQLLFCGLSTGSMFFDSLDELYPDPAGVAP from the coding sequence ATGGGTTTCTTCCGGGACCGACGCCTCCGCCGGTGGCTCGGGCTGCGGCCCGAGGCCTCGGGTCGGGGGCCGCGCGACGCCCGCCGCACCGGCGGCGGACCGGTGCTGGGCCCGGGCGTGCCGGACGACGAGCTGCACGAGCACGTGACGCAGCTGCTCGCCCGTGAGCTCGGCGCGGTCCAGCTCACCGGCGACGTCCCCACCCCGGTGACCGCCGCCCGGGTCGCCGAGTGGTTCAGCCGCCACCAGTTCAGCTACTTCGTCGACAACGACGGCGACCTGGGCGGGCTCTGGCGCGGGCGGCTGTTCTACTTCTTCCTCTTCGGCGAGCACTCCGAGATCCTCCAGGTCCGCGGCCAGTGGCACCGCGAGGTCGCCATCGAGCGGCTCGAGGAGGTGCTCGACGTGTGCAACGAGTGGAACGCGGACCGGATCTGGCCCAAGGCGTACGCACGCGTGCGCGACAACGGCATGGTGCACGTCGTCGCCGAGGTCGCGACCGACCTCGAGCACGGGGTGACCGACGACCAGCTCAACCAGCTGCTGTTCTGCGGCCTGAGCACCGGCAGCATGTTCTTCGACTCGCTCGACGAGCTGTACCCCGACCCCGCGGGGGTGGCGCCGTGA
- the miaA gene encoding tRNA (adenosine(37)-N6)-dimethylallyltransferase MiaA, which translates to MMLVVTVVGPTATGKSDLALALAHALGGEVVNADAMQLYRGMDIGTAKLTVAERQGVPHHQLDVLEPSQDASVADYQAGARADITAIHARGARAIAVGGSGLYVRSLLDHMEFPGTDPEVRARLEARVEAEGSRALHAELESRDPVAAAGIGPRNARRLVRALEVIELTGRQYSASLPQHVYEVPAVQLGLDCDRGVLDERIERRVARMWDQGLVEEVRALADRGIGRTASRAVGYAEVLTTFRGELTEDEARAAVAAGTRRLARKQMGWFGRDPRVHWLDAQSPDLVERALDLVARADAGTLGLATDDPAPRRSLGS; encoded by the coding sequence ATGATGCTCGTCGTGACCGTCGTCGGCCCCACCGCGACCGGGAAGTCGGACCTCGCCCTCGCGCTCGCGCACGCGCTCGGCGGCGAGGTCGTCAACGCCGACGCGATGCAGCTCTACCGCGGCATGGACATCGGCACCGCCAAGCTCACCGTCGCCGAGCGCCAGGGCGTCCCGCACCACCAGCTCGACGTGCTCGAGCCGTCGCAGGACGCCTCGGTCGCCGACTACCAGGCGGGGGCGCGCGCGGACATCACCGCGATCCACGCCCGCGGTGCCCGCGCGATCGCGGTCGGCGGCTCGGGGCTCTACGTCCGGTCGCTGCTCGACCACATGGAGTTCCCCGGGACCGACCCGGAGGTCCGGGCACGGCTCGAGGCCCGCGTCGAGGCCGAGGGCTCGCGCGCGCTGCACGCCGAGCTCGAGTCACGCGACCCGGTGGCGGCGGCCGGCATCGGCCCGCGGAACGCACGGCGGCTCGTGCGCGCGCTCGAGGTCATCGAGCTCACCGGGCGGCAGTACTCGGCGAGCCTGCCGCAGCACGTGTACGAGGTGCCGGCGGTGCAGCTCGGCCTCGACTGCGACCGCGGCGTGCTCGACGAGCGGATCGAGCGGCGCGTCGCGCGGATGTGGGACCAGGGGCTCGTCGAGGAGGTGCGGGCGCTCGCGGACCGGGGGATCGGGCGCACCGCGTCGCGCGCCGTCGGGTACGCCGAGGTGCTCACGACGTTCCGGGGCGAGCTGACCGAGGACGAGGCGCGCGCCGCGGTGGCCGCCGGGACGCGCCGGCTCGCCCGCAAGCAGATGGGCTGGTTCGGGCGCGACCCGCGTGTGCACTGGCTCGACGCGCAGAGCCCCGACCTCGTCGAGCGCGCGCTCGACCTCGTCGCACGCGCCGACGCGGGCACGCTCGGGCTCGCGACCGACGACCCCGCGCCCCGCCGTAGTCTGGGCTCATGA
- a CDS encoding class I SAM-dependent methyltransferase, translated as MSGNDHYFTARPASPDERRVRTVTLGGQDVDVETAGGVFSPDHVDLGTEVLLRSVPAPPAEGDLLDLGCGWGPVALSLALASPGARVWAVDVNERALDLVRRNAERLGCPNVVAVTPDEVPDDVTFAALWSNPPIRVGKAELHALLLRWLPRLSPGAQAHLVVSKNLGADSLQRWVAQTLAAAADVERVASAKGFRVLRVSAR; from the coding sequence GTGAGCGGGAACGACCACTACTTCACGGCCCGGCCCGCGTCGCCGGACGAGCGCCGCGTGCGGACCGTCACGCTCGGCGGGCAGGACGTCGACGTGGAGACCGCGGGCGGGGTGTTCTCGCCCGACCACGTGGACCTCGGCACCGAGGTGCTGCTGCGCTCGGTGCCCGCGCCGCCGGCCGAGGGCGACCTGCTCGACCTCGGCTGCGGCTGGGGGCCCGTCGCGCTGTCCCTCGCGCTCGCGTCGCCCGGGGCGCGCGTGTGGGCCGTCGACGTCAACGAGCGCGCGCTCGACCTCGTGCGGCGCAACGCCGAGCGGCTCGGCTGCCCGAACGTCGTCGCGGTGACGCCCGACGAGGTGCCCGACGACGTGACGTTCGCGGCGCTCTGGTCGAACCCGCCGATCCGGGTCGGCAAGGCCGAGCTCCATGCGCTGCTGCTGCGCTGGCTCCCGCGCCTGTCGCCCGGCGCGCAGGCGCACCTCGTGGTGTCGAAGAACCTCGGGGCGGACTCGTTGCAGCGCTGGGTCGCTCAGACCCTCGCCGCGGCGGCCGACGTCGAGCGGGTCGCGAGCGCGAAGGGCTTCCGCGTCCTGCGGGTCAGCGCGCGCTGA
- a CDS encoding YbjN domain-containing protein, which translates to MSDGALPRWVTRVLGGFAKPEKHAPVRDQEVPTPLSRDRIEGYLRSRGYRYLIDDDGDLTGTWDGSRFWFLLLGEHDEILQVRGRWHRSLALEQRRSVALAVNDWNRERIWPKVYVREEDGLLALYSEVSADLEQGVTDVQLAQLLACGLGTGVQMFTAIEAILPGDEAPPGIPDN; encoded by the coding sequence GTGAGCGACGGAGCGCTCCCCCGCTGGGTCACGCGCGTGCTCGGCGGCTTCGCCAAGCCCGAGAAGCACGCGCCGGTCCGCGACCAGGAGGTCCCGACGCCGCTGTCCCGCGACCGGATCGAGGGCTACCTGCGCTCGCGCGGCTACCGCTACTTGATCGACGACGACGGCGACCTCACAGGGACGTGGGACGGCAGCCGCTTCTGGTTCCTGCTGCTCGGCGAGCACGACGAGATCCTGCAGGTGCGGGGGCGCTGGCACCGCTCGCTCGCCCTCGAGCAGCGCCGGTCGGTGGCCCTGGCGGTCAACGACTGGAACCGCGAGCGCATCTGGCCCAAGGTCTACGTCCGCGAGGAGGACGGTCTGCTCGCGCTCTACAGCGAGGTCTCCGCGGACCTCGAGCAGGGCGTCACCGACGTCCAGCTCGCGCAGCTGCTCGCGTGCGGGCTGGGCACGGGCGTCCAGATGTTCACGGCGATCGAGGCGATCCTGCCCGGCGACGAGGCACCCCCGGGGATCCCCGACAACTGA
- a CDS encoding HSP90 family protein — MGEPSSAQAFQVDLRGVVDLLARHLYSGPRVYLRELLQNGVDAITARRALDPAAPATVRLRTAADGALEVADSGIGLTLVEARELLATIGRSSKRDLEVGLGREEFLGQFGIGLLSAFMVADEIELVSRTARGTGEPPVRWLGRADGSYELTELDADVPVGSTVRLRPRRDLEHWLAHDTVVALARDFGSLLPVDVAVQVDVDGATAWRRLTEPDLPWRRRYATPEERAEALVRYCERTLGFTPLAHVDLEVPLAGVSGVAFVLPAAVPPTGSGTHRAYLKRMLLGPRVEGLLPEWAFFVRCVVDATGLRPTASREQLYADEVLLAARDALGEQVRAWTLATLRERSPLARAFVEAHHLAVRALATTDDAMLDLVADVLPYETTDGQLTLAEVHEAHGDVLYAPTVEEFRRIAPVARAQGLGVVNAGYVYDADLLARLADRRPAWGVRPLGTQDVDQVLAPLAPVRELELLPVVEAANAVLAPHDCEVALRTFEPVELPAMLLHDRAGDHERELSRTVGEADDLWGEVLAGFGGTARSRQLVLNCANPLVEDLLAAPAGTVRDAGLESLYVSALLLAGEPLRAREVATMNASLSVLLRAGLRGADPTH; from the coding sequence GTGGGGGAGCCCTCGTCCGCCCAGGCCTTCCAGGTCGACCTGCGCGGCGTCGTCGACCTGCTCGCGCGCCACCTGTACTCCGGCCCGCGCGTGTACCTGCGCGAGCTGCTGCAGAACGGCGTCGACGCGATCACGGCGCGCCGCGCCCTCGACCCGGCGGCGCCCGCGACGGTCCGGCTGCGCACCGCGGCGGACGGCGCGCTCGAGGTGGCCGACTCCGGGATCGGGCTGACCCTCGTGGAGGCGCGCGAGCTGCTCGCGACGATCGGCCGGAGCTCGAAGCGCGACCTCGAGGTCGGGCTCGGGCGCGAGGAGTTCCTCGGGCAGTTCGGCATCGGCCTGCTCTCGGCGTTCATGGTGGCCGACGAGATCGAGCTCGTCTCCCGGACCGCGCGCGGCACGGGCGAGCCGCCGGTGCGCTGGCTCGGGCGCGCGGACGGCAGCTACGAGCTCACCGAGCTCGACGCCGACGTCCCGGTCGGCAGCACCGTGCGTCTGCGGCCCCGGCGCGACCTCGAGCACTGGCTCGCGCACGACACGGTCGTCGCCCTCGCCCGCGACTTCGGCTCGCTCCTGCCCGTCGACGTCGCGGTCCAGGTCGACGTCGACGGCGCGACCGCGTGGCGGCGGCTGACCGAGCCCGACCTGCCGTGGCGACGCCGGTACGCCACGCCCGAGGAGCGCGCCGAGGCGCTCGTGCGGTACTGCGAGCGGACCCTCGGGTTCACCCCGCTCGCGCACGTCGACCTCGAGGTGCCCCTCGCCGGGGTCAGCGGTGTCGCGTTCGTGCTGCCGGCCGCGGTGCCGCCCACCGGCTCCGGCACGCACCGCGCCTACCTCAAGCGGATGCTGCTCGGCCCGCGCGTCGAGGGGCTGCTGCCGGAGTGGGCCTTCTTCGTCCGGTGCGTCGTCGACGCGACCGGCCTCCGTCCCACGGCGTCGCGCGAGCAGCTCTACGCCGACGAGGTCCTGCTCGCCGCGCGCGACGCCCTCGGCGAGCAGGTGCGGGCCTGGACGCTCGCGACCCTGCGGGAGCGCTCGCCGCTCGCGCGCGCGTTCGTCGAGGCCCACCACCTCGCGGTGCGTGCGCTCGCGACGACCGACGACGCGATGCTCGACCTCGTCGCCGACGTGCTCCCGTACGAGACCACCGACGGCCAGCTGACGCTCGCCGAGGTGCACGAGGCGCACGGGGACGTGCTCTACGCACCGACCGTCGAGGAGTTCCGGCGCATCGCCCCCGTCGCCCGCGCGCAGGGCCTCGGGGTCGTCAACGCGGGGTACGTGTACGACGCGGACCTGCTCGCCCGGCTCGCGGACCGGCGGCCGGCGTGGGGCGTGCGCCCGCTCGGCACGCAGGACGTCGACCAGGTCCTGGCCCCGCTGGCACCCGTGCGCGAGCTCGAGCTGCTCCCGGTGGTCGAGGCCGCGAACGCGGTGCTCGCACCGCACGACTGCGAGGTCGCGCTGCGCACCTTCGAGCCGGTCGAGCTGCCCGCCATGCTGCTGCACGACCGTGCGGGCGACCACGAGCGCGAGCTCTCGCGGACCGTCGGCGAGGCCGACGACCTGTGGGGCGAGGTGCTCGCCGGCTTCGGCGGGACGGCGCGCTCGCGCCAGCTCGTGCTCAACTGCGCGAACCCGCTCGTCGAGGACCTGCTCGCGGCGCCGGCCGGGACGGTGCGCGACGCCGGGCTCGAGTCGCTCTACGTCTCGGCGCTCCTGCTCGCGGGAGAGCCGCTGCGCGCCCGTGAGGTCGCGACCATGAACGCCTCGCTCTCGGTGCTGCTGCGCGCCGGGCTCCGCGGAGCCGACCCCACGCACTGA
- the dapF gene encoding diaminopimelate epimerase, which translates to MTSPATSPETTTAPGAALSAVTAPPAARRLAATKGHGTQNDFVLLDDRAGALDLTPALVRALADRRAGIGGDGVIRVAPSASLPEGAAVLADEPAAHWFMDYRNGDGSVAEMCGNGVRVFAAYLERLGAWDPAAGELALGTRAGVRRVRRVDAPDGGAPWYAVDMGPWALPGGPEAAAAGQDAEVLVAGVDVARPALTVDVGNPHTVLALADDAELTSADLTRAPTVTPVPQHGTNVELVVPLGEDTAPDGTLVGRVRMRVHERGVGETRSCGTGACAAALAVRAWAGPQAPDVWVVDVPGGSVRVRVLPDGHVELAGPAVLVAEVDVDLAALVA; encoded by the coding sequence ATGACGAGCCCGGCGACCTCCCCCGAGACCACGACGGCCCCGGGTGCGGCACTGTCCGCGGTGACCGCGCCGCCCGCAGCCCGTCGGCTCGCCGCCACCAAGGGGCACGGCACCCAGAACGACTTCGTCCTGCTCGACGACCGGGCCGGCGCCCTGGACCTGACGCCGGCGCTCGTGCGGGCGCTCGCGGACCGGCGCGCCGGCATCGGCGGGGACGGCGTGATCCGCGTCGCGCCCAGCGCGTCGCTCCCCGAGGGCGCTGCCGTGCTCGCGGACGAGCCCGCCGCGCACTGGTTCATGGACTACCGCAACGGCGACGGCTCGGTGGCCGAGATGTGCGGCAACGGCGTGCGGGTCTTCGCCGCGTACCTCGAGCGGCTCGGCGCGTGGGACCCCGCGGCCGGCGAGCTCGCGCTCGGCACCCGGGCCGGGGTGCGGCGCGTGCGGCGCGTGGACGCACCCGACGGCGGCGCCCCCTGGTACGCGGTCGACATGGGGCCGTGGGCGCTGCCCGGCGGACCCGAGGCCGCCGCGGCCGGGCAGGACGCCGAGGTGCTCGTCGCGGGCGTCGACGTGGCCCGTCCCGCCCTCACCGTCGACGTCGGCAACCCGCACACCGTCCTGGCGCTCGCCGACGACGCGGAGCTCACGAGCGCGGACCTCACCCGCGCGCCCACGGTGACCCCCGTCCCGCAGCACGGCACCAACGTCGAGCTCGTGGTGCCGCTCGGGGAGGACACGGCGCCGGACGGCACGCTCGTCGGGCGCGTCCGGATGCGGGTGCACGAGCGCGGGGTCGGCGAGACCCGCTCGTGCGGGACGGGAGCGTGCGCCGCCGCGCTCGCGGTGCGCGCGTGGGCCGGCCCGCAGGCCCCGGACGTGTGGGTCGTGGACGTGCCGGGCGGCAGCGTGCGCGTGCGGGTCCTGCCCGACGGGCACGTCGAGCTCGCCGGGCCCGCCGTGCTCGTGGCCGAGGTCGACGTCGACCTGGCGGCGCTCGTCGCCTGA
- a CDS encoding amino acid ABC transporter ATP-binding protein — MVDTPAAPATAVQPRTLGAPLVVLDGVNKHFGQLHVLQDIDLTVHRGEVVVVIGPSGSGKSTLCRTINRLETIDSGTIAIDGVPLPAEGKQLARLRADVGMVFQSFNLFAHKTVLENVTLGQIKAKGVPRGEAREIAMSLLERVGVANQADKLPAQLSGGQQQRVAIARALAMKPKVMLFDEPTSALDPEMINEVLDVMVSLASEGMTMVVVTHEMGFARKAAHRVVFMDAGRIVEEETPETFFTAPKSDRARDFLSKILTH, encoded by the coding sequence ATGGTCGACACCCCCGCCGCCCCTGCGACCGCAGTGCAGCCGCGCACCCTGGGCGCCCCGCTCGTCGTCCTCGACGGGGTCAACAAGCACTTCGGTCAGCTCCACGTCCTGCAGGACATCGACCTGACGGTCCACCGCGGCGAGGTCGTCGTCGTGATCGGGCCGTCGGGCAGTGGGAAGTCCACGCTGTGCCGCACGATCAACCGCCTCGAGACGATCGACTCGGGCACCATCGCGATCGACGGGGTGCCCCTGCCCGCCGAGGGCAAGCAGCTCGCGCGGCTGCGCGCCGACGTCGGCATGGTGTTCCAGTCGTTCAACCTGTTCGCGCACAAGACGGTCCTCGAGAACGTCACGCTCGGGCAGATCAAGGCCAAGGGCGTCCCCCGTGGCGAGGCGCGCGAGATCGCGATGTCGCTGCTCGAGCGCGTCGGGGTCGCGAACCAGGCCGACAAGCTGCCCGCGCAGCTCTCGGGCGGGCAGCAGCAGCGCGTGGCGATCGCCCGGGCCCTGGCGATGAAGCCGAAGGTCATGCTGTTCGACGAGCCGACGTCCGCGCTCGACCCCGAGATGATCAACGAGGTCCTCGACGTCATGGTGTCGCTCGCGAGCGAGGGCATGACGATGGTGGTCGTGACCCACGAGATGGGCTTCGCGCGCAAGGCCGCGCACCGCGTCGTCTTCATGGACGCGGGACGCATCGTCGAGGAGGAGACCCCCGAGACCTTCTTCACGGCGC
- a CDS encoding TlpA family protein disulfide reductase: protein MDLTTPPPAAHPAVAELGITPGGTATFVQLSSRFCRPCRAAHQVLERVAATTPGVVHVDVDVTDHLALGERLDVRATPTVLVLDADGVERARVVGAPTLAQARAAVAALSAR from the coding sequence GTGGACCTCACGACACCGCCGCCCGCGGCGCACCCCGCCGTCGCGGAGCTCGGGATCACCCCGGGCGGGACGGCGACGTTCGTGCAGCTCTCGAGCCGGTTCTGCCGGCCGTGCCGGGCGGCGCACCAGGTGCTCGAGCGCGTCGCGGCAACGACCCCGGGCGTCGTGCACGTGGACGTCGACGTGACCGACCACCTGGCGCTCGGCGAGCGTCTCGACGTCCGGGCGACACCGACCGTCCTGGTCCTCGACGCCGACGGCGTCGAGCGCGCCCGGGTCGTCGGTGCCCCGACGCTCGCGCAGGCGCGCGCCGCGGTCGCCGCCCTCAGCGCGCGCTGA
- the hflX gene encoding GTPase HflX: MSDPQHPQTREETADAAVDRRSAQEVADDVVARVLARAGTALQEGGTVHSSFDGDQLDLEERTSLRRVAGLSTELEDVTEVEYRQLRLERVVLVGLWGSGTAEQAELSLRELAALAETAGSQVLDGMLQRRRTPDPSTFLGSGKAAELAGVVAAVGADTVIVDADLAPSQRRALEDVVRVKVIDRTALILDIFAQHAKSREGKAQVELAQLEYLLPRLRGWGESMSRQAGGQVGGAGAGMGSRGPGETKIELDRRRIRDRMAKLRREIAAMEPARQTKRASRRKHGIPSVAIAGYTNAGKSSLLNRLTGAGVLVENALFATLDPTVRRAEAADGRVYTLTDTVGFVRDLPHQLVEAFRSTLEEVADADLVLHVVDASHPDPESQIAAVRRVFADIPGAMDVPEVIVLNKADLAEPEALARLRSREPGSIVVSARTGEGIEALQALIADQLPRPSVTVDVVIPYDRGDLVHRVHQHGEIDSEEHTEAGTALRARVDETLASELSAAAVRSA, from the coding sequence GTGAGCGACCCGCAGCACCCCCAGACGCGTGAGGAGACGGCCGACGCCGCCGTGGACCGCCGCAGCGCGCAGGAGGTCGCGGACGACGTCGTGGCACGCGTGCTCGCGCGCGCCGGCACGGCCCTGCAGGAGGGCGGCACGGTCCACTCCTCGTTCGACGGCGACCAGCTCGACCTCGAGGAGCGCACGTCGCTGCGCCGCGTGGCCGGCCTGTCGACCGAGCTCGAGGACGTCACTGAGGTCGAGTACCGCCAGCTGCGCCTCGAGCGCGTCGTGCTCGTGGGCCTGTGGGGCTCCGGCACGGCCGAGCAGGCGGAGCTGTCGCTGCGTGAGCTCGCGGCGCTCGCCGAGACCGCCGGCTCGCAGGTCCTCGACGGCATGCTCCAGCGGCGCCGCACCCCGGACCCCAGCACGTTCCTCGGCTCAGGCAAGGCCGCCGAGCTCGCGGGCGTCGTGGCGGCGGTCGGTGCCGACACGGTCATCGTCGACGCGGACCTCGCACCCTCGCAGCGCCGTGCGCTCGAGGACGTCGTGCGGGTCAAGGTCATCGACCGCACCGCGCTGATCCTCGACATCTTCGCCCAGCACGCCAAGTCGCGTGAGGGCAAGGCGCAGGTCGAGCTCGCGCAGCTCGAGTACCTACTGCCGCGCCTGCGCGGCTGGGGCGAGTCGATGTCGCGGCAGGCCGGTGGCCAGGTCGGCGGCGCCGGGGCGGGCATGGGCTCGCGCGGTCCCGGCGAGACGAAGATCGAGCTCGACCGCCGGCGCATCCGCGACCGCATGGCCAAGCTGCGGCGGGAGATCGCTGCGATGGAGCCCGCGCGGCAGACCAAGCGCGCGTCCCGCAGGAAGCACGGCATCCCGTCGGTCGCCATCGCGGGGTACACGAACGCGGGCAAGTCGTCGCTGCTCAACCGGCTCACCGGCGCGGGCGTGCTCGTCGAGAACGCGCTGTTCGCGACGCTCGACCCGACGGTCCGGCGCGCCGAGGCCGCCGACGGGCGCGTGTACACGCTCACGGACACGGTCGGCTTCGTGCGGGACCTGCCGCACCAGCTCGTCGAGGCGTTCCGGTCGACGCTCGAGGAGGTCGCGGACGCGGACCTCGTGCTGCACGTCGTCGACGCGTCGCACCCGGACCCCGAGAGCCAGATCGCGGCGGTGCGGCGCGTGTTCGCCGACATCCCGGGCGCGATGGACGTGCCCGAGGTCATCGTCCTCAACAAGGCCGACCTCGCCGAGCCGGAGGCGCTCGCCCGCCTGCGCTCGCGCGAGCCGGGGTCGATCGTCGTGTCCGCGCGCACGGGCGAGGGGATCGAGGCGCTGCAGGCGCTCATCGCGGACCAGCTGCCGCGGCCGAGCGTCACTGTCGACGTCGTGATCCCGTACGACCGCGGCGACCTCGTGCACCGCGTGCACCAGCACGGCGAGATCGACTCGGAGGAGCACACGGAGGCCGGGACCGCGCTGCGGGCCCGGGTCGACGAGACGCTCGCCTCGGAGCTGTCGGCGGCGGCGGTCCGCTCGGCCTGA
- a CDS encoding YbjN domain-containing protein, translated as MGFFTKPEAGAAAQPVLAPLSHQRIIDRLDAQGFTYGVDDDGDIGGRWDDHLFYFFRLGADGEFLQVRGRWTREVPVSEADALTRAANQWNLDTLWPKAYVRVEGDDVGVYAEHVVSYEHGLTDEQLDLHMACGISTALQLFAHLDDLYPQAAETAKAQLAAYRASDAD; from the coding sequence ATGGGTTTCTTCACCAAGCCGGAGGCGGGCGCCGCGGCGCAGCCCGTGCTCGCGCCGCTGAGCCACCAGCGCATCATCGACCGCCTCGACGCGCAGGGCTTCACGTACGGGGTGGACGACGACGGCGACATCGGCGGTCGGTGGGACGACCACCTGTTCTACTTCTTCCGCCTGGGTGCCGACGGCGAGTTCCTCCAGGTCCGCGGCCGGTGGACGCGCGAGGTCCCGGTCAGTGAGGCCGACGCCCTGACGCGCGCGGCGAACCAGTGGAACCTCGACACGCTCTGGCCCAAGGCGTACGTGCGCGTCGAGGGTGACGACGTCGGCGTGTACGCCGAGCACGTCGTGAGCTACGAGCACGGGCTGACCGACGAGCAGCTCGACCTGCACATGGCGTGCGGCATCAGCACCGCGCTCCAGCTCTTCGCGCACCTCGACGACCTGTACCCGCAGGCCGCGGAGACGGCGAAGGCGCAGCTGGCCGCGTACCGCGCGAGCGACGCCGACTGA